One stretch of Flavobacterium sp. 9 DNA includes these proteins:
- a CDS encoding ectonucleotide pyrophosphatase/phosphodiesterase produces MRKFTTHLLLFTFLLLTSFSYSQSNKDNYVVLVSMDGFRWDYAKHFKLQNLDKIAKEGVHAKSMRPSYPSKTFPNHYAIVTGLYPDHHGIINNVFYDSALNESFSLSTNAKNDSRFYGGNPIWNVAEQQGVKAASFFWPGSDTDKKRPGIYKNYDAKIPYETRIDTVIKWLQLPEKQRPHLITLYFDEPDHTGHTFGPLSKENEKMVHKMDTIMGQLSSKLDQLSIGKQINLIIVSDHGMTDISNDKKVVILDYLKPEWLGYKAVINPIMSLQAKPGYQDSIAKALKKVPHIKFWKSSEVPKRFHYGTNPRVHDFVIEAKKGYSLASNKTQDTKGGTHGYDNRTKDMQAIFYAKGPAFKVNKEVGSFQNVSVYPLIAHILGLQIDEVDGKFSEVKNMLKN; encoded by the coding sequence ATGAGAAAATTTACAACTCACCTATTACTTTTTACATTCTTACTCCTTACCTCTTTTTCCTATTCTCAATCTAATAAAGACAATTATGTTGTTTTAGTTTCTATGGATGGATTTCGTTGGGATTATGCGAAACATTTCAAACTTCAAAATCTTGATAAAATAGCAAAAGAAGGCGTTCATGCCAAATCTATGCGTCCTTCTTATCCAAGTAAAACATTTCCGAATCATTATGCGATCGTAACCGGACTTTATCCGGATCATCATGGTATCATCAACAATGTTTTTTATGACTCAGCTTTAAACGAATCTTTTTCATTATCCACAAATGCTAAAAATGATTCTCGTTTTTATGGCGGAAATCCAATTTGGAATGTTGCGGAACAACAAGGTGTCAAAGCAGCTTCTTTCTTTTGGCCAGGATCTGATACGGATAAAAAAAGACCAGGAATTTACAAAAACTACGATGCTAAAATTCCATATGAAACCAGAATCGATACTGTTATAAAATGGCTTCAGCTTCCTGAAAAACAACGACCTCATTTAATCACTTTATACTTTGATGAACCTGATCATACCGGACATACTTTTGGACCTCTTTCAAAAGAAAATGAAAAAATGGTTCACAAAATGGATACAATTATGGGACAATTGTCTTCTAAACTGGATCAATTGTCCATCGGAAAACAAATTAATTTAATTATCGTTTCAGATCATGGAATGACTGATATAAGTAACGATAAAAAAGTAGTTATTCTGGATTATTTAAAACCGGAATGGTTGGGATACAAAGCTGTTATTAACCCCATTATGAGCCTTCAGGCAAAACCGGGATATCAGGATTCTATCGCAAAAGCTTTGAAAAAAGTGCCTCATATCAAATTCTGGAAATCAAGTGAAGTTCCTAAAAGATTTCATTATGGTACAAATCCAAGAGTTCATGATTTTGTTATTGAAGCTAAAAAAGGATATAGTTTGGCAAGCAACAAAACTCAAGATACAAAAGGCGGAACTCATGGTTATGACAACAGAACAAAAGATATGCAGGCTATTTTCTATGCAAAAGGTCCGGCATTCAAAGTAAATAAAGAAGTTGGTTCATTTCAAAACGTTTCGGTTTATCCTCTAATTGCTCATATTTTAGGTTTGCAAATTGATGAAGTAGATGGAAAGTTTAGTGAAGTAAAAAACATGCTGAAGAATTAG
- the groL gene encoding chaperonin GroEL (60 kDa chaperone family; promotes refolding of misfolded polypeptides especially under stressful conditions; forms two stacked rings of heptamers to form a barrel-shaped 14mer; ends can be capped by GroES; misfolded proteins enter the barrel where they are refolded when GroES binds), with protein MAKDIKFDIEARDGLKRGVDALANAVKVTLGPKGRNVIIGKSFGGPTVTKDGVSVAKEIELKDPLENMGAQMVKEVASKTNDLAGDGTTTATVLAQAIVKEGLKNVAAGANPMDLKRGIDKAVEAIVADLAKQAKVVGSDSDKIKQIASISANNDEVIGELIATAFAKVGKEGVITVEEAKGTDTFVDVVEGMQFDRGYLSPYFVTNPEKMEVELDSPYILLYDKKVSSLKELLPVLEPVAQSGKPLLIIAEDVDGEALSTLVVNKLRGALKIAAVKAPGFGDRRKAMLEDIAILTGGTVISEERGYTLENTTIEMLGTAKRVSIDKDNTTIVSGAGEADIIKNRVNQIKGQMETTTSDYDKEKLQERLAKLAGGVAVLYVGAASEVEMKEKKDRVDDALHATRAAVEEGIVAGGGVALLRAKAVLAGIKADNADEATGIQIVSRAVESPLRTIVENAGLEGSVVVAKVAEGSGDFGYNAKTDEYVDMLKAGIIDPKKVTRVALENAASVAGMILTTECALIDIKEESAGGMPMGGGMPGMM; from the coding sequence ATGGCAAAAGATATAAAATTTGATATTGAAGCACGTGACGGATTAAAACGTGGTGTTGATGCATTAGCAAATGCTGTAAAAGTAACTCTTGGACCAAAAGGTCGTAATGTAATTATTGGAAAATCATTTGGTGGACCAACGGTTACTAAAGATGGTGTTTCTGTTGCAAAAGAAATCGAATTAAAAGACCCATTAGAAAATATGGGCGCGCAAATGGTTAAAGAAGTAGCTTCTAAAACTAATGATTTAGCGGGTGACGGAACTACAACTGCTACAGTTTTAGCTCAGGCAATCGTAAAAGAAGGTTTAAAAAACGTTGCTGCAGGAGCAAATCCAATGGATTTGAAACGTGGTATCGATAAAGCTGTTGAAGCTATCGTTGCTGACCTTGCAAAACAAGCTAAAGTTGTTGGAAGCGATTCTGATAAAATCAAACAAATTGCTTCTATCTCTGCAAATAATGACGAAGTTATTGGTGAATTAATCGCTACTGCTTTTGCAAAAGTTGGAAAAGAAGGTGTTATTACTGTTGAAGAAGCTAAAGGAACTGACACTTTTGTGGATGTTGTTGAAGGTATGCAGTTTGACAGAGGATATCTTTCTCCCTACTTCGTAACAAATCCAGAGAAAATGGAAGTTGAATTAGACTCTCCATACATCTTATTATACGACAAAAAAGTATCTTCTTTAAAAGAATTACTTCCAGTTTTAGAGCCAGTTGCTCAATCAGGAAAACCATTATTGATTATTGCTGAAGATGTTGACGGAGAAGCTCTTTCGACTCTTGTAGTAAACAAATTAAGAGGTGCTCTTAAAATTGCTGCTGTAAAAGCTCCAGGTTTTGGAGACAGAAGAAAAGCAATGTTAGAAGATATTGCAATCTTAACTGGTGGAACTGTAATTTCTGAAGAAAGAGGTTATACATTAGAAAACACAACTATCGAAATGTTAGGAACTGCAAAAAGAGTTTCTATCGATAAAGACAACACTACAATTGTAAGTGGTGCTGGTGAAGCTGATATCATCAAAAACAGAGTAAACCAAATTAAAGGTCAGATGGAAACTACTACATCTGATTATGATAAAGAAAAATTGCAAGAGCGTTTAGCTAAATTAGCTGGTGGTGTTGCTGTTCTTTATGTTGGTGCTGCATCTGAGGTTGAAATGAAAGAGAAAAAAGACAGAGTTGACGATGCTTTACACGCTACTCGTGCTGCTGTTGAAGAAGGAATTGTTGCTGGTGGTGGTGTTGCTTTATTAAGAGCAAAAGCTGTATTAGCAGGAATTAAAGCTGACAACGCTGATGAAGCAACAGGAATTCAGATTGTATCTCGTGCTGTTGAATCTCCATTAAGAACTATTGTTGAAAATGCAGGTCTTGAAGGTTCTGTAGTTGTAGCAAAAGTTGCTGAAGGTTCTGGTGATTTTGGATATAATGCTAAAACTGACGAATATGTAGATATGCTTAAAGCTGGAATTATTGATCCTAAAAAAGTAACTCGTGTAGCATTAGAAAATGCTGCTTCTGTTGCGGGAATGATTTTAACTACAGAATGTGCATTAATTGATATTAAAGAAGAAAGCGCTGGCGGAATGCCAATGGGTGGCGGTATGCCAGGAATGATGTAA
- a CDS encoding DUF6268 family outer membrane beta-barrel protein: protein MKTNIICVLFVFAAMRTVAQEKDAPIKTVVKVVTDKFPTTRILDVQYEQLGPTNFDSKLFGDRFERGRIESHNRFKAAINVPFFSSKSKRFVLTSSLRYKYETYEFGDIYNYNSATTYTREKEEIHFFAAALSATYVSTLFHKPIIYNATATVDGNQDNFQRVKGFATANIVLKRTANTTLTVGVLAMLDPSSIIPITPLLTYNHKFENSKWDIDFILPQRLLFRRELLENGRISLGTELNTESFYLNLNNSKLKGIYEMNQLELKSGITYEYSFAPKFIGIIKAGVNNVVSARVTEKGERTSKYVYDQKEDAQGYFRFGISYNPF, encoded by the coding sequence ATGAAAACAAACATCATTTGTGTTTTATTTGTATTTGCAGCAATGCGAACGGTTGCTCAGGAAAAAGATGCTCCAATAAAAACCGTTGTAAAAGTTGTAACGGATAAATTTCCAACCACTCGAATTTTAGATGTACAATACGAACAATTAGGTCCCACCAATTTTGATTCTAAGCTTTTTGGAGATCGGTTTGAAAGAGGAAGAATTGAAAGTCATAATAGATTTAAAGCAGCCATTAATGTACCTTTCTTTTCTTCAAAATCTAAACGGTTTGTTCTGACAAGTTCGCTTCGTTATAAGTATGAAACCTATGAATTTGGAGATATTTATAATTACAATTCAGCAACGACGTATACTAGAGAAAAAGAAGAAATCCATTTTTTTGCGGCGGCTTTAAGCGCAACTTATGTTTCGACACTTTTTCATAAACCAATTATTTACAATGCTACTGCAACAGTTGACGGTAATCAGGATAATTTTCAGCGTGTAAAAGGTTTTGCAACCGCTAATATTGTTCTGAAAAGAACCGCTAATACAACGCTAACTGTTGGAGTTCTGGCTATGTTAGATCCTTCATCGATTATTCCAATTACACCACTTTTGACTTATAATCATAAGTTCGAAAACTCAAAGTGGGATATCGATTTTATTCTTCCGCAGCGTTTATTATTTAGAAGAGAATTGTTAGAAAATGGAAGGATTTCCTTAGGAACTGAATTAAATACCGAAAGTTTTTACCTGAATTTAAACAATTCAAAATTGAAAGGAATTTATGAAATGAATCAACTCGAATTGAAGTCCGGAATTACATATGAATACAGCTTTGCGCCAAAATTTATCGGAATAATTAAAGCCGGTGTTAATAATGTTGTGAGTGCGCGTGTAACAGAAAAGGGTGAACGAACGTCTAAGTATGTATACGATCAAAAGGAAGATGCGCAAGGCTATTTTAGATTTGGGATTTCGTATAATCCGTTTTAA
- a CDS encoding amidohydrolase family protein, with product MYSTVNRISRSGDVIGPDERISPYDALRSITIWAAYQYFEENSKGSIKEDKLADFVILDNNPLKVDPKKIIDIKVLETIKEGKTVFKFAN from the coding sequence ATATATTCTACAGTAAACAGAATCAGCAGATCTGGTGATGTAATTGGTCCTGACGAAAGAATTAGTCCTTATGATGCTTTACGATCTATAACAATTTGGGCAGCTTATCAATATTTTGAAGAGAATTCCAAAGGTTCAATCAAAGAAGATAAACTAGCTGATTTTGTTATTTTGGATAATAATCCTTTAAAAGTTGATCCAAAGAAAATTATAGATATTAAAGTTTTGGAAACTATTAAAGAAGGGAAAACTGTGTTTAAATTTGCTAATTAG
- a CDS encoding amidohydrolase produces the protein MKKILSLIFLFTLISCKKEVANPADSIYFGGDIITMEGNKPNYAEAVAIKEGKIIFVGSKTKAEKFHGDKTQMNDLQGKTLLPGFIDAHGHVWNAGFQAVSANLLPAPDGTGNDIPTLISLLKEWNIKNPKAVGKYGWIVGFGYDDAQLKEKLPPTADDLDKVSTTVPVLIIHQSGHLAVMNHKALEFAGYNANTKDPAGGVIRRKEGSQEPNGVLEEMAMFIPLFKIMGTLDQTANVKIAEAGIAAYTKFGFTTAQEGRASSDACNTWKKLADEGKLSIDVAAYPDIQTQMAYMKTNGVQKNYTNHFRIAGVKLSLDGSPQGKTAWLTKPYKVPPPGKPNTYAGYPAFSKENDAIALVDSAYANNWQILAHCNGDAAIDEFIKAVRTATNLYGSKDRRTVAIHAQTARFDQLDSMKVLKIIPSFFGMHTYYWGDWHRDETLGKERAYRISPAATALKKGIIFTEHHDAPVALPNSIMILYIFYSKQNQQIW, from the coding sequence ATGAAAAAAATACTTAGCCTTATATTTCTGTTTACTTTAATAAGTTGTAAAAAAGAAGTTGCCAATCCTGCTGATTCGATTTATTTTGGAGGCGATATTATAACTATGGAAGGTAATAAGCCAAATTATGCAGAAGCCGTTGCAATCAAAGAAGGCAAAATTATTTTCGTTGGATCAAAAACCAAAGCTGAAAAATTTCATGGTGATAAAACTCAAATGAATGATTTGCAAGGAAAAACATTACTTCCCGGATTTATAGATGCTCACGGTCATGTATGGAATGCTGGTTTTCAGGCTGTATCTGCAAATTTACTTCCGGCTCCAGATGGAACTGGAAACGATATTCCGACACTTATTTCTTTATTAAAAGAATGGAATATTAAGAACCCAAAAGCCGTTGGAAAATATGGTTGGATTGTTGGTTTTGGCTATGATGATGCACAACTAAAAGAAAAACTTCCACCAACTGCTGATGATCTCGATAAAGTCTCGACAACCGTTCCGGTTTTAATTATTCATCAATCTGGTCATTTGGCTGTTATGAATCATAAAGCTTTAGAATTTGCCGGATATAATGCAAACACAAAAGATCCTGCAGGCGGTGTAATCCGAAGAAAAGAAGGCTCTCAGGAACCAAACGGAGTTCTGGAAGAAATGGCAATGTTTATTCCGTTATTCAAGATTATGGGAACTCTCGATCAGACTGCAAACGTAAAAATTGCAGAAGCAGGAATTGCAGCTTACACGAAATTTGGTTTTACAACAGCGCAAGAAGGTCGTGCAAGTAGCGATGCTTGTAATACGTGGAAGAAATTAGCCGATGAAGGAAAACTTTCTATTGACGTTGCTGCTTATCCAGATATTCAGACCCAAATGGCATATATGAAAACTAATGGTGTTCAAAAAAATTACACAAATCATTTTAGAATTGCGGGTGTAAAACTTTCGCTTGACGGCTCGCCACAAGGTAAAACGGCTTGGCTTACAAAACCATACAAAGTTCCGCCTCCCGGAAAACCAAATACTTATGCGGGTTATCCAGCTTTTTCAAAAGAAAACGATGCTATCGCTCTTGTTGATTCTGCATATGCTAATAATTGGCAAATTTTAGCCCATTGCAATGGGGATGCCGCAATCGATGAATTTATAAAAGCGGTAAGAACTGCTACCAATTTATACGGATCAAAAGACAGAAGAACTGTTGCTATACATGCGCAAACAGCTCGCTTTGATCAACTTGATTCTATGAAAGTTTTAAAAATTATACCATCTTTTTTCGGGATGCATACTTATTATTGGGGCGATTGGCATCGAGATGAAACTTTAGGAAAAGAAAGAGCTTATCGCATTTCGCCAGCCGCTACGGCATTAAAAAAAGGAATTATTTTTACAGAACATCATGATGCTCCAGTTGCACTTCCAAACAGTATTATGATATTATATATATTCTACAGTAAACAGAATCAGCAGATCTGGTGA
- the groES gene encoding co-chaperone GroES: protein MALNIKPLSDRVLIEPVAAETKTASGIFIPDTAKEKPQKGTVVAVGNGSKDHTMTVKVGDTVLYGKYAGTELKLEGTDYLIMREDDILAII from the coding sequence ATGGCCTTAAACATTAAACCGCTTTCAGATCGCGTACTTATTGAGCCTGTTGCAGCTGAAACAAAAACTGCCTCAGGTATTTTTATTCCGGATACTGCCAAAGAAAAACCACAAAAAGGAACTGTTGTAGCTGTTGGTAATGGATCTAAAGATCACACTATGACTGTAAAAGTTGGTGATACTGTACTTTATGGTAAATATGCAGGAACAGAATTAAAACTTGAAGGAACTGATTATTTGATTATGCGTGAGGACGATATCCTTGCGATTATCTAA
- a CDS encoding four helix bundle protein: MRDFKKYDIWSLSHSFTLEIYKMTSLFPKEELYGLTSQIRRASASIPTNISEGCGRNSDKEFNQFLNIALGSANETEYLLILAKDLQYLNNEIAENQIQKINSIKSKIYKLKQKLIQQ; encoded by the coding sequence ATGAGAGATTTTAAAAAATATGATATTTGGTCGTTAAGTCATTCTTTTACTTTAGAAATCTACAAAATGACTTCTTTATTTCCTAAAGAAGAATTATATGGATTGACAAGTCAGATTAGAAGAGCATCTGCATCAATTCCCACTAATATTAGTGAAGGATGTGGAAGAAATAGCGACAAAGAATTTAATCAATTTCTCAACATAGCTTTGGGTTCTGCCAATGAAACAGAATATCTTTTAATTTTAGCTAAAGATTTGCAATATCTGAATAATGAAATTGCAGAAAATCAGATACAGAAAATTAACAGTATAAAAAGCAAAATTTACAAATTAAAACAAAAATTAATTCAGCAGTAG
- the secG gene encoding preprotein translocase subunit SecG, producing MSTFSIFLVLITIVCFLLIVVIMVQNPKGGGLSSTISGTQMLGGVQKTTDFLDKSTWTLATILIALILLSSLSFSGSLSDTDSKIIEKTEAPANTPAAPVQQTPAPATPAAK from the coding sequence ATGAGCACATTTTCAATTTTTTTAGTTTTAATCACAATAGTTTGTTTTCTATTGATCGTAGTAATCATGGTTCAAAACCCTAAAGGAGGCGGATTATCGTCTACTATCAGCGGAACTCAAATGTTAGGTGGAGTACAAAAAACAACAGACTTTTTAGATAAAAGTACTTGGACACTAGCAACTATTTTGATTGCTTTAATTTTGCTTTCAAGCTTAAGCTTTTCAGGATCATTAAGCGATACTGATTCTAAAATCATTGAAAAAACTGAAGCTCCTGCTAATACGCCAGCTGCTCCAGTTCAACAAACACCTGCTCCGGCAACTCCTGCAGCAAAATAA
- a CDS encoding sensor histidine kinase — translation MNNLYGESLTEPDKLPDRILNLSDMLRYQIEATKKDYVLVAEEINFVKKYIEYYTFRNERLNVTQNYAGDFNSINIPPLFFLPLVENAVKFSGETAEPFILLDLKVKSRHLSFTLKNNYLESGSRLSGTGIGIENLKRRLEVYGLKHELSCKKEKNAFSVKLNIWDLPIVA, via the coding sequence ATGAATAATTTATATGGAGAATCTCTAACTGAGCCTGATAAATTGCCGGACAGAATTTTGAATCTTTCAGATATGCTTCGTTATCAAATTGAAGCCACTAAAAAAGATTATGTTCTGGTTGCCGAAGAAATTAATTTTGTTAAAAAATATATTGAATATTATACGTTCCGAAACGAAAGATTAAATGTGACTCAAAACTATGCAGGCGATTTTAACAGCATCAATATTCCGCCCTTATTCTTTTTACCTTTGGTAGAAAATGCTGTTAAGTTTTCGGGTGAAACTGCAGAACCCTTTATTCTTTTGGACTTAAAAGTAAAATCACGACATTTATCTTTTACTCTGAAAAATAATTATTTAGAATCAGGCTCCAGACTTTCGGGAACAGGAATTGGAATTGAAAACCTAAAGAGACGACTTGAAGTCTACGGTTTGAAACATGAACTGAGCTGCAAAAAAGAGAAAAATGCTTTTAGCGTAAAATTAAATATATGGGACTTACCTATCGTTGCCTGA
- a CDS encoding SulP family inorganic anion transporter, with amino-acid sequence MKKAFQLFDFTQKVNYRNEILAGLTVAMTMIPESLSFAILAGFPPLVGLYAAFIAGLVTAIFGGRPGMISGGAGATVIVLIALMKSHGIEYVFAAVALGGVVQICIGLFKLGKFIRLVPQPVMFGFVNGLAVVIFMSQLEQFKTVINGQVSWLQGTPLYIMLGLVALTIAIVLLFPKLTKTVPASLVAILVVFAIVLVFNIETKTVEDIASVQGGFPPFHIPNIPLSFETLKVIFPYSVIVAAVGLTEGLLTLNLVDEITGTRGNSNRECIAQGSSNILNGFFFGMGGCPMIAQTLVNLSAGSRARLSGIIASLTILLIILFGAPIIGKLPMAALVGVMMMVAITTFEWASFRIINKMPKHDIFVGIMVAVITILLHNLALAVLIGVIVSALVFAWESAKRIRAKHFIDAEGVKHYEIYGPLFFGSISAFVEKFDVANDPNHVIIDFKESRVSDMSAIEALNNLTKKYNQLDKVIELQHLSPDCRELLKNAEAVIKVNIIEDPTYKVVS; translated from the coding sequence ATGAAAAAAGCCTTCCAACTCTTCGATTTTACTCAAAAAGTCAATTATAGAAATGAAATTTTAGCCGGTTTGACAGTTGCTATGACGATGATTCCTGAATCGTTGTCGTTTGCTATTTTGGCTGGGTTTCCACCACTTGTTGGTTTATATGCGGCTTTTATCGCTGGTTTGGTTACCGCTATTTTTGGAGGAAGACCCGGAATGATTTCAGGCGGAGCCGGAGCAACAGTTATTGTTTTAATAGCTTTAATGAAATCTCACGGAATTGAATATGTTTTTGCGGCCGTTGCGCTCGGTGGTGTGGTGCAAATTTGTATTGGACTTTTTAAACTCGGAAAATTTATTCGATTAGTTCCTCAACCTGTTATGTTTGGTTTTGTAAACGGTTTGGCAGTTGTGATTTTTATGTCGCAATTAGAACAGTTTAAAACGGTAATTAATGGTCAGGTTTCCTGGCTGCAAGGAACTCCTTTGTATATTATGTTGGGTTTAGTTGCTTTGACGATTGCGATTGTGTTGCTTTTTCCAAAATTAACTAAAACAGTTCCAGCTTCTTTGGTAGCAATTTTAGTTGTTTTTGCAATCGTACTTGTATTTAATATTGAAACCAAAACGGTTGAAGATATTGCCTCAGTTCAAGGCGGATTTCCTCCGTTTCATATCCCTAATATTCCACTTTCTTTTGAGACTTTAAAAGTAATTTTTCCCTATTCGGTAATTGTTGCCGCTGTTGGCTTAACCGAAGGTTTGCTTACGCTGAATCTAGTTGACGAAATTACCGGAACCCGAGGTAATAGTAACAGAGAATGTATCGCTCAGGGAAGTTCAAATATATTAAATGGTTTCTTTTTTGGAATGGGCGGATGTCCAATGATTGCTCAGACTCTTGTGAATCTTTCTGCTGGTTCTAGAGCTCGACTTTCGGGAATAATTGCTTCTTTGACCATTTTATTAATCATACTTTTTGGAGCGCCAATAATCGGAAAATTACCAATGGCAGCTTTGGTTGGTGTGATGATGATGGTTGCAATTACAACTTTTGAATGGGCAAGTTTCAGAATCATAAACAAGATGCCTAAACATGATATTTTTGTTGGAATTATGGTTGCCGTGATTACAATTTTATTGCACAATTTAGCTTTGGCGGTTTTGATTGGAGTAATTGTTTCAGCGCTGGTTTTTGCTTGGGAAAGTGCCAAAAGAATTCGTGCTAAACATTTTATTGATGCAGAAGGAGTGAAACATTATGAAATTTATGGCCCATTATTTTTTGGTTCAATATCGGCTTTTGTAGAAAAGTTTGATGTAGCAAACGATCCAAATCACGTAATTATTGACTTTAAAGAAAGCCGTGTATCCGATATGTCAGCGATTGAAGCACTCAATAATTTAACTAAGAAATACAATCAACTTGATAAAGTAATCGAGTTACAGCATTTAAGCCCCGATTGTCGGGAATTGCTTAAAAATGCAGAAGCCGTTATCAAAGTAAATATTATTGAAGATCCAACGTATAAGGTCGTTTCTTAA
- a CDS encoding LytTR family DNA-binding domain-containing protein: MGLTYRCLIIDDETPAHKALASHIAKCDDLEYSGSAFSGMEAVKMLNENKYDIIFLDINMPVISGIELMELQPNRPITIVTTAYSDFALSAYQNDAIDYLLKPISFEKFSKAIEKARTFYSGKSLKKENTASERSLSYRSNGQMIDTLLSDIFYIESLGNYMKLYSKKLKSPQIIYGSLSSISDEINSTNFIQVHRSYIVNANEISSKTFKTLTLSNGEIIPVGRKYQILLDSFFK, from the coding sequence ATGGGACTTACCTATCGTTGCCTGATCATTGACGACGAAACGCCTGCACACAAGGCGCTGGCTTCGCATATTGCAAAATGTGACGATCTGGAATATTCCGGAAGTGCCTTTAGTGGTATGGAAGCGGTAAAAATGCTCAACGAAAACAAATATGATATTATTTTCCTGGATATTAATATGCCTGTAATTTCAGGTATTGAATTAATGGAATTACAGCCCAATCGCCCCATAACTATTGTTACCACAGCCTATTCTGACTTTGCACTTTCGGCGTACCAAAATGATGCAATTGATTATTTACTAAAACCTATTTCGTTCGAAAAATTCTCTAAGGCGATAGAAAAAGCCAGAACCTTTTACTCGGGAAAAAGTCTTAAAAAAGAAAATACCGCTAGTGAAAGGTCTCTTTCATACCGTAGTAATGGTCAAATGATTGATACACTTTTGAGTGATATTTTCTATATCGAAAGTCTGGGTAATTACATGAAATTGTATAGCAAAAAATTAAAATCTCCTCAAATTATCTACGGTTCTCTCTCCAGCATTTCTGACGAGATTAACAGCACCAACTTTATTCAGGTACACCGATCTTATATTGTAAACGCGAACGAAATTTCTTCGAAAACTTTCAAAACACTTACACTTTCCAATGGAGAAATTATTCCCGTAGGAAGGAAATATCAGATTTTATTGGATAGCTTTTTTAAATAA